In Haliotis asinina isolate JCU_RB_2024 chromosome 15, JCU_Hal_asi_v2, whole genome shotgun sequence, one DNA window encodes the following:
- the LOC137265762 gene encoding transmembrane emp24 domain-containing protein 4-like isoform X2 codes for MAWTSYVLVSLATFSVVSGLYFHIGETEKKCFIEEIPDETMVVGKYKVQAFDHNVKDYLPVAPGIGMLVEVKDPEGKIVLSRTYAAEGRFTFTSHSAGEHVVCLHSNSTAWFSAGQLRVHLDVQVGEHAVDYQQIQAKDKLSELQLRVRQLLDQVEQITKEQNYQRYREERFRSTSESTNQRVLWWSIAQTLILLVTGFWQMRHLKSFFEAKKLV; via the exons ATGGCGTGGACATCGTATGTTCTGGTTTCTCTTGCAACTTTTTCAGTTGTTTCTGGCTTATATTTTCATATTGGCGAAACagaaaagaaatgtttcataGAAGAAATTCCCGATGAAACAATGGTTGTGG GCAAATACAAAGTTCAGGCTTTTGACCACAATGTAAAAGATTACTTGCCGGTAGCGCCAGGTATTGGTATGCTAGTGGAGGTCAAGGACCCGGAGGGCAAAATAGTTCTCTCCAGG ACATATGCAGCTGAGGGTCGGTTTACCTTCACCTCCCACTCAGCTGGGGAGCACGTGGTTTGTCTTCACTCCAACTCTACAGCCTGGTTCTCTGCTGGACAACTG AGAGTGCACCTTGATGTGCAAGTTGGAGAACATGCAGTTGATTACCAGCAGATCCAGGCCAAGGACAAACTAAGTGAGCTTCAGCTGAGGGTGAGGCAGTTGCTGGACCAGGTGGAGCAGATCACCAAGGAGCAGAACTACCAGAGG TACCGAGAGGAGCGGTTCCGGTCCACCAGCGAGAGCACCAACCAGCGAGTACTGTGGTGGTCCATTGCTCAAACACTCATCCTCCTTGTAACAGGGTTCTGGCAAATGAGACATCTAAAGAGTTTCTTTGAGGCTAAGAAATTAGTTTAA
- the LOC137265762 gene encoding transmembrane emp24 domain-containing protein eca-like isoform X1 has translation MAWTSYVLVSLATFSVVSGLYFHIGETEKKCFIEEIPDETMVVGRYKVEIFDRNVNDYVPTVYGLGMHVEIRDPEDKVVLSRTYAAEGRFTFTSHSAGEHVVCLHSNSTAWFSAGQLRVHLDVQVGEHAVDYQQIQAKDKLSELQLRVRQLLDQVEQITKEQNYQRYREERFRSTSESTNQRVLWWSIAQTLILLVTGFWQMRHLKSFFEAKKLV, from the exons ATGGCGTGGACATCGTATGTTCTGGTTTCTCTTGCAACTTTTTCAGTTGTTTCTGGCTTATATTTTCATATTGGCGAAACagaaaagaaatgtttcataGAAGAAATTCCCGATGAAACAATGGTTGTGG GAAGATACAAAGTTGAAATCTTTGATAGAAATGTAAATGACTATGTCCCGACTGTCTACGGCCTAGGGATGCATGTAGAAATTAGGGACCCTGAAGATAAAGTTGTCCTGTCAAGG ACATATGCAGCTGAGGGTCGGTTTACCTTCACCTCCCACTCAGCTGGGGAGCACGTGGTTTGTCTTCACTCCAACTCTACAGCCTGGTTCTCTGCTGGACAACTG AGAGTGCACCTTGATGTGCAAGTTGGAGAACATGCAGTTGATTACCAGCAGATCCAGGCCAAGGACAAACTAAGTGAGCTTCAGCTGAGGGTGAGGCAGTTGCTGGACCAGGTGGAGCAGATCACCAAGGAGCAGAACTACCAGAGG TACCGAGAGGAGCGGTTCCGGTCCACCAGCGAGAGCACCAACCAGCGAGTACTGTGGTGGTCCATTGCTCAAACACTCATCCTCCTTGTAACAGGGTTCTGGCAAATGAGACATCTAAAGAGTTTCTTTGAGGCTAAGAAATTAGTTTAA